The Micromonospora sp. Llam0 genome contains a region encoding:
- a CDS encoding AMP-binding protein — MSADIVSATCPLPAIVDAMAGNTSSILRFRRRGVPTSVSYDRCWFDVHLLATALSSRGIGTGTRVAIHGATSYEWVLADLACVRTGAVSVALYASAPPQRVLDAAMESRCRLIFTDRADAVPLFRAAGLDVLFLDSEQESPEGTVGVSTLLDKIGDTGRRSAAPRHGPFTIVSTSGTLAEPKLFAVAAASLMFTMDRFAEIYGISGRDRLLLYLPLSHLPQRMMLYWGLGAEMDFVLSDPAHIVADGAHQPTLHVTVPRVLEYLHRRVVNAVQRAGADSPGARADAYRQAFGPAIRSIFVGSAPTDPALMAELLAAGLPVFEVYGTTELGMIGLNTPTHRRPGTVGRPIPWGQVRLDPDTREIQVRTPTPFLYGRLVDGYVEPHQWAPERFEPTADVGEYDDGYLVVRGRLRDFLVLSSGEKVFARPIETAVERECGAGMSQLVKLADGRLGVLLFFADGGDVDEADLVDRLQRVSRSLHPWERPKAYAIIGRMPTVEEGCLTETTKPRRHAIEGVHGRTARWLPLGSRKAAPIGTE; from the coding sequence ATGAGTGCGGACATCGTGTCGGCGACGTGCCCGTTGCCGGCCATCGTCGACGCGATGGCCGGCAACACCTCCAGCATCCTGCGGTTCCGCCGCCGCGGCGTCCCTACCTCGGTCAGCTACGACCGCTGCTGGTTCGACGTGCATCTGCTCGCGACGGCGCTGTCCAGCCGTGGAATCGGCACCGGCACGAGGGTCGCGATCCACGGCGCGACCAGCTACGAGTGGGTACTAGCCGACCTCGCCTGTGTGCGGACTGGCGCGGTTTCGGTGGCGTTGTACGCCAGCGCACCGCCGCAGCGGGTACTCGACGCGGCGATGGAGAGCCGGTGCCGGCTGATCTTCACCGATCGGGCGGACGCCGTACCGCTGTTCCGGGCGGCCGGCCTCGACGTGCTGTTTCTCGACTCCGAGCAGGAGTCACCGGAGGGCACCGTCGGAGTGTCGACACTGCTGGACAAGATCGGTGACACAGGTCGTCGATCGGCCGCACCCCGACACGGGCCGTTCACGATCGTGTCGACCAGCGGGACGCTGGCGGAACCGAAACTCTTCGCGGTCGCGGCGGCCTCGCTAATGTTCACGATGGACCGCTTCGCCGAGATCTACGGCATCAGTGGACGCGACCGGCTCCTGCTCTACCTGCCACTGTCACACCTGCCGCAACGAATGATGCTCTACTGGGGTCTCGGCGCGGAGATGGACTTCGTCCTGTCCGACCCGGCCCACATCGTGGCCGACGGCGCCCATCAGCCTACGCTGCATGTGACCGTGCCGCGGGTCCTGGAATACTTGCACCGCCGGGTGGTCAACGCCGTGCAGCGGGCCGGCGCTGACAGTCCCGGGGCCCGGGCCGACGCCTACCGACAGGCGTTCGGTCCGGCGATTCGGTCGATCTTCGTCGGCAGCGCACCCACCGATCCGGCGCTTATGGCCGAGTTGCTCGCCGCCGGGCTACCGGTCTTCGAGGTGTACGGCACCACCGAGCTGGGGATGATCGGCCTCAACACCCCGACCCACCGCAGGCCGGGTACGGTCGGCCGACCGATCCCCTGGGGCCAGGTCCGCCTCGATCCGGACACCCGGGAGATCCAGGTTCGCACCCCTACCCCGTTCCTCTACGGCCGGCTCGTCGACGGTTATGTCGAGCCGCACCAGTGGGCGCCGGAGCGTTTCGAGCCGACCGCAGACGTCGGTGAGTACGACGACGGCTATCTCGTCGTCCGTGGCCGGCTGCGTGACTTCCTGGTGTTGAGCAGCGGCGAGAAGGTCTTCGCCCGGCCTATCGAGACCGCCGTCGAGCGGGAGTGCGGCGCCGGGATGTCCCAGCTGGTCAAGCTGGCCGACGGCCGCCTGGGCGTGCTGCTGTTCTTCGCCGATGGGGGCGACGTCGACGAAGCCGACCTCGTCGACCGACTACAGCGGGTCAGCCGGTCGCTGCATCCATGGGAACGGCCGAAGGCGTACGCGATCATCGGCAGGATGCCGACCGTGGAGGAAGGCTGCCTTACCGAAACAACCAAACCACGCCGCCATGCCATCGAGGGCGTTCATGGCCGGACAGCGCGCTGGCTGCCCCTCGGCAGTCGGAAGGCGGCACCCATTGGAACGGAGTG
- a CDS encoding iron-containing redox enzyme family protein has protein sequence MSGSLYEKALIETEPVLQTAVLEHPFIELILNDGLTEPVYAAYLRETYHLVQQTPYFLSAAASRSAEGWLQDWFLNLAIEERHHDRLCVQDLRRLGYDTDSYLSGLPGLGTWTMVGQNHWLVTMKDPAAIIGFAAATEGLGSTLGPKVAEAMVRYPFAVPALNFLKVHAEEDQEHIALVRKAFDRAAHTQSRYDLMVATWSYTLRAYGQLFTDAMRPA, from the coding sequence ATGTCCGGAAGCCTCTATGAGAAGGCACTCATCGAGACGGAGCCGGTCCTACAGACCGCCGTCCTGGAACACCCGTTCATCGAGCTGATCCTCAACGACGGTCTCACCGAACCCGTGTACGCCGCCTACCTCCGAGAGACATACCACCTGGTACAGCAGACGCCGTACTTCCTGTCGGCCGCCGCGTCGCGCAGCGCGGAGGGCTGGCTGCAGGACTGGTTCCTCAACCTGGCCATCGAGGAACGGCACCACGACCGCCTCTGCGTCCAGGACCTGCGCCGACTCGGCTACGACACCGACAGTTACCTCTCCGGCCTGCCGGGTCTGGGCACCTGGACCATGGTCGGGCAGAACCACTGGCTGGTGACAATGAAGGATCCGGCGGCCATCATCGGGTTCGCTGCCGCCACGGAAGGTCTCGGATCCACCCTCGGCCCCAAGGTCGCCGAAGCGATGGTTCGCTATCCATTCGCCGTACCCGCGCTGAACTTCCTCAAGGTGCACGCCGAAGAGGACCAGGAGCACATCGCGCTGGTACGCAAGGCGTTCGACCGGGCCGCCCACACACAGAGCCGGTACGACCTGATGGTGGCCACGTGGAGTTACACGCTGCGCGCGTACGGGCAGTTGTTCACCGACGCGATGCGGCCGGCATGA